One window from the genome of Haladaptatus paucihalophilus DX253 encodes:
- a CDS encoding ABC transporter permease gives MGIFRYTIRRLLQAIPVLIGIVTITFLLTNAIPGNPVQIMLGPSPSAQMVQEIRAQYGLNQPLPVRYVNYLVSVAQGNLGQSIYYGVPVTQKIMERLPVTLLLMLSSFTFALVAAIPLGIVSAKRRNKPTDHISRVVALIGVSTPSFWIGLMLIIIFAYYLNWLPATGLVLPWASPSSVEGASSRGDVLWQTFTHLLLPTLSLGTLQMAAITRIERSSMLEVLQQEYVKLARAYGVAERTIVRKHAFRNAQLPVITVVGLQLTSALGGAVLTETVFNINGMGRLIITAINNQDYPLVMGTTIFFGLTFILGVVITDLSYAYIDPRVTYDEVD, from the coding sequence ATGGGAATCTTCCGCTATACGATTCGACGCTTGCTGCAGGCCATCCCCGTCCTCATCGGCATCGTCACGATAACGTTTCTGTTGACGAACGCGATTCCGGGCAACCCGGTGCAGATAATGCTCGGACCCTCGCCGAGCGCACAGATGGTCCAAGAGATACGCGCACAGTACGGGCTGAACCAACCGCTTCCGGTGCGGTACGTGAACTACCTCGTCTCGGTCGCGCAGGGGAACCTCGGCCAGAGCATCTACTACGGGGTCCCCGTGACGCAGAAGATAATGGAGCGACTGCCGGTGACGCTCCTGCTCATGCTGTCGAGTTTCACGTTCGCACTCGTCGCCGCCATTCCGCTGGGCATCGTCTCGGCCAAACGACGCAACAAACCGACCGACCACATATCGCGCGTCGTCGCCCTCATCGGCGTCAGCACGCCGTCGTTCTGGATCGGACTGATGCTCATCATCATCTTCGCGTACTACCTGAACTGGCTTCCGGCGACGGGGCTGGTGCTCCCGTGGGCGAGTCCGAGTTCGGTCGAGGGGGCGTCCTCCCGGGGCGACGTGCTCTGGCAGACGTTCACCCACCTGTTGCTCCCGACGCTCTCGCTCGGAACGCTCCAGATGGCCGCTATCACGCGAATCGAACGGTCGTCCATGCTGGAAGTGCTCCAACAGGAGTACGTGAAGCTGGCGCGCGCCTACGGCGTCGCGGAGCGCACCATCGTCCGAAAGCACGCGTTTCGAAACGCACAACTCCCCGTCATCACCGTCGTCGGCCTGCAACTCACGTCGGCGCTCGGCGGGGCGGTGCTGACCGAAACCGTGTTCAACATCAACGGAATGGGGCGGCTCATCATCACGGCGATCAACAATCAGGACTACCCGCTGGTCATGGGGACGACGATATTCTTCGGTCTGACGTTCATCCTGGGCGTCGTCATAACCGACCTTTCGTACGCGTACATCGACCCGCGAGTGACCTACGACGAGGTGGACTAA
- a CDS encoding LysE family translocator: MVDTGVLVAFVPAALALNVAPGPDSIYTLKRSISDGRTAGVMAAAGTSTGSLVHTTAAVLGLSALLKASALAFTAVKLVGAAYLLYLGVTTFRNRDEFDIASDGETQSHAESFRQAFVINVSNPKVAVFFLAFLPQFVESSGNAPVQIFTLGVLFGCLGFCYQAALATFSSRARRVILERAVVRDLLRYASASVLVGFGVELLFEKRVVN; encoded by the coding sequence ATGGTCGATACGGGCGTTCTCGTAGCCTTCGTTCCGGCCGCGCTCGCGCTGAACGTCGCGCCGGGACCGGACAGCATCTACACGTTGAAACGGAGCATCAGCGACGGCCGAACCGCCGGGGTGATGGCCGCCGCGGGAACGTCCACCGGGAGTCTCGTTCACACGACCGCCGCCGTCCTCGGTCTGTCCGCCCTCCTCAAGGCGTCGGCCCTCGCGTTCACCGCCGTCAAACTCGTCGGCGCGGCGTACCTCCTCTATCTCGGCGTGACGACGTTCAGGAATCGAGACGAGTTCGACATCGCCTCGGACGGGGAAACGCAATCGCACGCCGAGTCGTTCCGGCAGGCGTTCGTCATCAACGTCAGCAATCCGAAGGTCGCCGTGTTCTTCCTCGCCTTCCTCCCGCAGTTCGTCGAATCGAGCGGGAACGCCCCCGTCCAGATATTCACGCTCGGCGTCCTGTTCGGCTGTCTCGGCTTCTGTTATCAGGCGGCGTTGGCGACGTTCTCCAGTCGCGCGCGGCGGGTGATACTCGAACGCGCCGTCGTCCGGGACCTCCTCCGCTACGCCAGCGCGAGCGTGTTGGTCGGGTTCGGCGTCGAACTTCTGTTCGAAAAGCGCGTGGTGAACTGA
- a CDS encoding ABC transporter permease, with the protein MGTGEASSTDVRNASRNEQADDGGKVEARVGWRYTLSQIRKDTTARFGFYIIGFIFVVAVFAWIDAKLFDYAIISSFWHNPVNDPSNAKILRPPAWTSNTFGPGLWEYPLGTDHRGRDILVRLVYGSRIAMQVGIVSTGFGLICGTLVGAVAGYHGGWVDDVLMRVAETLYAIPFLVLVIAFMAAFGRDLTFAMIGVGITTIPVFARLIRSRVVSVREEEYIEAARAAGVRDRNIILRHVIPNSFAPVLVQATLQVGISILIVAGLSFLGFGAQPPTPSWGQMLSQSRGYMLPDPWFSLWPGLAILVTVMGFNLLGDGLRDALDPRIKN; encoded by the coding sequence ATGGGAACAGGAGAAGCAAGTTCGACGGACGTTCGCAACGCGAGCAGGAACGAACAGGCTGACGACGGGGGGAAAGTCGAAGCCCGCGTCGGGTGGCGATACACGCTCAGCCAGATACGCAAGGACACGACCGCGCGGTTCGGGTTCTACATCATCGGCTTCATCTTCGTGGTCGCGGTCTTCGCGTGGATAGACGCGAAGCTCTTCGATTACGCCATCATCAGTAGCTTCTGGCACAACCCGGTGAACGACCCGTCGAACGCCAAGATTCTGCGTCCCCCGGCGTGGACGAGCAACACGTTCGGCCCCGGACTGTGGGAGTACCCGCTCGGAACCGACCACCGCGGTCGAGACATCCTCGTCCGACTCGTCTACGGCTCCCGAATCGCCATGCAAGTCGGCATCGTCTCGACTGGATTCGGTCTCATATGCGGGACGCTCGTCGGTGCCGTCGCGGGCTATCACGGCGGATGGGTAGACGACGTGCTGATGCGCGTTGCCGAGACGCTGTACGCGATTCCGTTCCTCGTGCTGGTCATCGCATTCATGGCCGCGTTCGGCCGCGACCTGACGTTCGCCATGATCGGCGTCGGCATCACGACGATTCCGGTGTTCGCCCGCCTGATTCGGTCGCGGGTGGTCAGCGTCCGGGAGGAAGAGTACATCGAGGCGGCGAGAGCGGCGGGCGTCCGCGACCGGAACATCATCCTCCGGCACGTGATTCCCAACAGTTTCGCACCCGTCCTCGTGCAGGCGACGTTGCAGGTCGGCATCAGCATCCTCATCGTCGCAGGGCTCTCGTTCCTCGGGTTCGGCGCACAGCCCCCCACGCCGTCGTGGGGGCAGATGTTGAGTCAATCGCGCGGCTACATGCTTCCCGACCCGTGGTTCAGCCTCTGGCCGGGACTCGCCATCCTCGTCACCGTGATGGGGTTCAACCTGCTCGGTGACGGGCTGCGGGACGCGCTCGACCCGCGAATCAAGAACTGA
- a CDS encoding helix-turn-helix domain-containing protein — protein MNDPDPQRFRSLMLADEPGFEDVLTCVFSIQPHESRTYLALLERPNSTTEELARTTGRDRSNVSRSLATLREKGLASRRRHLLDGGGHVYRHEPTPLSEAKALMHRTLDEWCAYVHGRIDEFGE, from the coding sequence ATGAACGACCCCGACCCACAACGATTCCGAAGCCTGATGCTCGCGGATGAGCCGGGGTTCGAAGACGTGTTGACCTGCGTGTTCTCAATCCAACCGCACGAGAGTCGAACCTATCTGGCGCTCTTAGAGCGTCCGAACAGCACGACCGAGGAGTTGGCGCGGACGACCGGCCGCGACCGAAGCAACGTCTCGCGGTCGCTTGCGACCCTGCGCGAGAAGGGGTTGGCGAGCAGACGCCGCCACCTCCTCGACGGCGGAGGGCACGTCTATCGCCACGAACCGACGCCCCTGTCGGAGGCGAAAGCGCTCATGCACCGAACGCTCGACGAGTGGTGTGCGTACGTCCACGGTCGAATCGACGAGTTCGGCGAGTGA
- a CDS encoding ABC transporter substrate-binding protein yields the protein MTKKSTIPDSIKRRRLLQGLGATGAAALAGCTGSQQGGGGGGKLNLAQVKSPLEFDPIVLNDVPSQQVSDRVFEGLYTYNSGIEIVPHIATGEPTVKNNGKTYIVEMQKGVKFQNGDSMTPEDVKYSFEAPVKEETENAATYTMIDTVTPMGDRKVKFDLKYPYGPFMNILTASIVPKKVREKDKKKFNKKNPVGSGPFKFDGWQEGNFARIKRWDNYWGKPEPNLSEVKFVPVEEPTTRLTSLQTGENDVIEEIPPKLWKQVENMNDASIASKLGMGYFYLAFNCKKGPTTDPKVREAIDYCFNMDQAVSNFVEPTGVRQYSPLPEQLSKQWGFPLEKWKKIPHNKNIDKAKEMLDSSDKVPDNWNANIIVPPDDKRQQLGVTVANGLKEAGYNANVQRLDWGAFLDKYVSGKPSDYNMYTLGWSGGPDPDDFLYYFFTKSAHGTTDGTYYTGVDKQVQQARKTANHAERKKLYSNAITKLLNDRAHLPSYNLKNSFGVKQDVNGFMAHPLLSFVLATSYTNVSIGAQ from the coding sequence ATGACGAAAAAAAGCACCATACCAGACTCGATAAAGCGACGACGGCTTCTACAGGGCCTCGGTGCAACCGGTGCCGCGGCGCTCGCTGGCTGTACAGGCAGTCAACAGGGCGGAGGCGGTGGCGGAAAGCTGAACCTCGCGCAGGTCAAAAGTCCGCTCGAATTCGACCCCATCGTCCTCAACGACGTCCCATCCCAACAGGTATCGGACCGCGTATTCGAGGGGCTGTATACGTACAACTCGGGCATCGAAATCGTCCCCCACATCGCAACCGGGGAACCGACGGTGAAGAACAACGGAAAGACGTACATCGTCGAGATGCAAAAGGGGGTGAAGTTCCAGAACGGGGACTCCATGACGCCCGAGGACGTGAAGTACTCCTTCGAAGCACCCGTCAAGGAGGAGACGGAGAACGCGGCCACGTACACGATGATAGACACCGTCACGCCGATGGGAGATCGAAAGGTCAAGTTCGATCTGAAATATCCGTACGGGCCGTTCATGAACATCCTGACCGCTTCCATCGTCCCGAAGAAGGTCCGGGAGAAGGACAAAAAGAAGTTCAACAAGAAGAATCCCGTCGGCTCCGGTCCGTTCAAATTCGACGGCTGGCAGGAGGGCAACTTCGCCAGAATCAAGCGCTGGGATAACTACTGGGGCAAGCCGGAACCGAACCTCTCCGAGGTCAAGTTCGTGCCGGTCGAGGAACCCACGACCCGACTCACGAGCCTGCAGACCGGGGAAAACGACGTTATCGAGGAAATTCCGCCGAAGCTCTGGAAGCAGGTCGAGAACATGAACGACGCGTCCATCGCATCCAAACTCGGGATGGGCTACTTCTATCTGGCCTTCAACTGCAAGAAGGGTCCGACGACGGACCCCAAGGTTCGGGAGGCCATCGACTACTGCTTCAACATGGACCAGGCCGTGTCGAACTTCGTCGAACCGACCGGCGTCCGCCAGTACAGCCCGCTGCCGGAACAGCTCTCGAAGCAGTGGGGCTTCCCGCTGGAGAAGTGGAAGAAGATTCCCCACAACAAGAACATCGACAAGGCAAAGGAGATGCTGGACAGTTCGGACAAGGTTCCGGACAACTGGAACGCCAATATCATCGTTCCGCCGGACGACAAGCGCCAGCAACTCGGCGTCACCGTGGCGAACGGGCTGAAGGAAGCCGGATACAACGCCAACGTCCAGCGCCTCGACTGGGGTGCGTTCCTCGATAAGTACGTCTCGGGCAAGCCGAGCGACTACAACATGTACACGCTGGGCTGGTCCGGCGGTCCGGACCCCGACGACTTCCTGTACTACTTCTTCACGAAGTCGGCCCACGGGACGACCGACGGCACCTACTACACGGGCGTGGACAAACAGGTCCAGCAGGCGCGGAAAACCGCGAACCACGCCGAACGCAAGAAACTGTACAGCAACGCCATCACCAAGTTGCTCAACGATCGGGCGCACCTGCCGTCGTACAACTTGAAAAACAGCTTCGGGGTCAAACAGGACGTGAACGGGTTCATGGCGCATCCCTTGTTGAGTTTCGTTCTCGCGACGAGCTACACCAACGTGTCCATCGGGGCGCAGTAG
- a CDS encoding PQQ-binding-like beta-propeller repeat protein, whose amino-acid sequence MSDFRPPSNSPVLSPSRRRFLGAVSAAVAGTLGGCSAVYPAATTTVSSDDWPLVGYDPAGSGYKPDGLSLRSKPDVRWKRTPRTVFGTPSSPLVYDGTVYTASGDLLAVDVADGTTRTLFSELHGQFPAIAADTAYRNETVISTDGRRVSAVNPSSDLRGELRYRWRTPAPESSFASSFFPSSDGSPPVVADGLVFVPAHLDERSLLALDASSGAERWRYRTDGMASRASVHDGTVYVATWLNEFAALDAETGAVRWRRQPFKQVLTWGYVTAADHGVYGVRDDYAIAFEAESGDRRWFRHLDGDSEYAEIQGSLTVTDDAVFVQVEREKGMVLLALDPQSGRTRWSARVGGHETTPVVAGETVYAPDQSGLVALDAKTGRRLWTFPTKGDPSSPAVGGGALLFTDGFALYALEASR is encoded by the coding sequence GTGAGCGACTTCAGACCTCCTTCGAATTCCCCCGTTCTCTCCCCCTCCCGTCGGCGCTTCCTCGGTGCCGTCTCGGCCGCCGTCGCGGGCACGCTCGGTGGCTGTAGCGCCGTCTATCCCGCCGCCACGACGACGGTTTCGAGCGACGACTGGCCGCTCGTCGGGTACGACCCGGCGGGAAGCGGCTACAAACCGGACGGACTCTCGCTCCGGTCGAAGCCCGACGTTCGTTGGAAACGAACGCCGCGGACCGTGTTCGGAACGCCGTCGTCGCCGCTCGTCTACGACGGGACGGTCTACACTGCCAGCGGCGACCTTCTCGCCGTGGACGTGGCCGACGGCACGACGCGGACGCTGTTCTCGGAGTTACACGGGCAGTTCCCCGCCATCGCGGCCGACACCGCCTACCGCAACGAGACGGTGATTTCGACCGACGGACGGCGCGTCTCCGCGGTCAACCCGTCGTCGGACCTCCGCGGCGAGCTTCGATATCGGTGGCGGACGCCCGCGCCGGAGTCGTCTTTCGCGTCGTCGTTCTTCCCGTCGAGCGACGGGTCGCCGCCGGTGGTCGCGGACGGACTGGTGTTCGTCCCGGCCCACCTCGACGAGCGCTCCCTGCTCGCGCTGGACGCGAGCAGCGGGGCCGAACGGTGGCGCTACCGGACCGATGGAATGGCCTCGCGGGCGTCCGTCCACGACGGCACCGTCTACGTCGCGACGTGGCTCAACGAGTTCGCCGCGCTCGACGCCGAGACGGGTGCGGTCCGGTGGCGACGACAGCCCTTCAAGCAGGTCCTCACATGGGGCTACGTGACCGCCGCGGACCACGGCGTGTACGGCGTCCGCGACGACTACGCCATCGCCTTCGAAGCCGAGAGCGGTGACCGCCGCTGGTTCCGCCACCTCGACGGCGACAGCGAGTACGCCGAGATACAGGGGTCGCTGACCGTCACCGACGACGCGGTGTTCGTGCAAGTCGAGCGGGAGAAGGGAATGGTTCTCCTCGCGCTTGACCCCCAATCCGGGCGGACCCGATGGTCCGCCCGCGTCGGCGGCCACGAAACGACGCCCGTCGTCGCCGGAGAGACGGTCTACGCCCCGGACCAATCGGGGCTGGTCGCGCTCGATGCGAAGACCGGTCGGCGGCTCTGGACGTTCCCGACGAAAGGCGACCCGTCCTCTCCGGCGGTCGGCGGCGGCGCACTGCTGTTCACCGACGGGTTCGCGCTCTACGCCTTGGAGGCATCCCGATGA
- a CDS encoding ABC transporter ATP-binding protein: protein MATGKVADEEPKMGEPLLEVDGLTKHFADSGGFLSGVFGEQKPVRAVEDVSFTIRKGETLGLVGESGCGKSTLARAILRLVEPTDGTVYFKGENLTALDGEGLRSQRKDVQMIFQDPQSSLDPRMKIGPIVEEPMKAHGMYDSEGREARARELLEKVGLDPQHYNRHPHAFSGGQRQRVNLARALSVNPDFIVCDEPVTALDVSIQAQVLNTMRSLQDEFGLTYLFIAHDLSVIRHISDRVAVMYLGQLVELAEKEELYENPQHPYTQALLESIPVPDPRLEGTRGVLEGDVPSPIDPPSGCRFRTRCPKLIAPKEYDLSREEWENTRAFLREVQRRSFEPTTKEEIENRFFDGEKPHGDAGRIVDDAAGRIVDGDWDGATELLNESFAEKSICARQVPEYEVPTEHGTTPHDAACHRHRDDVLDGIQQ from the coding sequence ATGGCGACGGGAAAAGTGGCCGACGAGGAACCGAAGATGGGTGAACCGCTTCTCGAAGTGGACGGCCTCACGAAACATTTCGCCGACAGCGGCGGCTTCCTGTCGGGGGTGTTCGGGGAGCAAAAGCCGGTCCGCGCCGTCGAAGACGTGTCGTTCACCATTCGAAAGGGCGAAACGCTCGGCCTCGTCGGCGAGTCGGGATGTGGCAAGAGCACGCTCGCGCGGGCCATTCTTCGGCTGGTCGAACCGACCGACGGGACGGTGTATTTCAAGGGCGAGAACCTGACCGCGTTGGACGGGGAGGGGCTTCGGTCCCAGCGCAAGGACGTCCAGATGATATTTCAGGACCCGCAGTCCTCGCTCGACCCGCGGATGAAAATCGGTCCCATCGTCGAGGAACCGATGAAGGCCCACGGGATGTACGATTCCGAGGGACGGGAGGCGAGGGCGCGCGAACTGCTCGAAAAGGTCGGTCTCGACCCGCAACACTACAATCGCCATCCGCACGCCTTCTCCGGCGGGCAGCGACAGCGGGTGAATCTGGCGCGCGCCTTGAGCGTGAACCCGGACTTCATCGTCTGTGACGAACCCGTCACCGCCCTCGACGTCTCCATTCAGGCGCAGGTGCTCAACACCATGCGGTCGTTGCAGGACGAGTTCGGCCTGACGTACCTGTTCATCGCCCACGACCTCTCCGTCATCCGCCACATCTCGGACCGCGTGGCGGTGATGTACCTCGGACAGTTGGTTGAACTCGCGGAGAAGGAGGAACTGTACGAGAACCCGCAGCATCCCTACACGCAGGCCCTGCTGGAGTCGATTCCCGTTCCCGACCCGCGACTGGAGGGGACCCGCGGCGTCCTCGAAGGCGACGTGCCGAGTCCCATCGACCCGCCGTCCGGGTGTCGCTTCCGAACCCGGTGTCCGAAGCTCATCGCGCCGAAGGAGTACGACCTCTCCCGCGAGGAGTGGGAGAACACGCGGGCGTTCCTTCGGGAGGTCCAGCGTCGGTCGTTCGAACCGACGACGAAGGAAGAGATAGAGAATCGCTTCTTCGACGGCGAGAAACCGCACGGCGACGCGGGGCGAATCGTGGACGACGCCGCCGGACGAATCGTGGACGGCGACTGGGACGGCGCGACCGAACTGCTGAACGAGTCGTTCGCCGAGAAGAGCATCTGTGCGAGACAGGTTCCCGAGTACGAGGTTCCGACCGAACACGGAACCACGCCGCACGACGCCGCCTGTCACCGTCACCGGGACGACGTGCTCGACGGAATCCAGCAGTAG
- a CDS encoding MFS transporter has protein sequence MTQVMDGVRSVRGERVRLAAVIWAVLLAQVLLYPGVPDLVVHLGAGEQLDGGTWFLVAEFAAFVVCAGIWGHLSDRLGTRVPLVVFGAVGAAAGYAALALAPALGVPFGGVLALRVVQGAATIAAFSLSMTMLMDLRGGHGRNMGAAGIAIGLGTAMGAPIGGQLAEVHPTTPLAVASVLMVGTAVLARSVPDRVPSSSRETAAAALKRLRERPELSIPYAFGFIDRLTAGFFALVGTLYFQSEFGLDAGATGLMLMLFFAPFALLQYPMGKLSDRIGRFVPIVVGSVCYGVTIVAVGLAPTVPLAAAAMVAVGVGGAFVSPATMALVTDIAGESDRGVAMAGFNAAGSLGFLTGFLVGGGLADRLGFTTAFAVTGLLEIAIALVAFRAVYRLGDRIERTPTRTDG, from the coding sequence ATGACGCAGGTGATGGATGGCGTCCGTAGCGTGCGCGGCGAGCGCGTCCGTCTCGCCGCCGTGATTTGGGCGGTACTGCTCGCACAGGTGCTCCTCTATCCCGGCGTTCCGGACCTCGTGGTCCACCTCGGGGCGGGCGAACAACTCGACGGCGGGACGTGGTTTCTGGTCGCCGAGTTCGCCGCGTTCGTGGTGTGTGCCGGAATCTGGGGCCACCTGAGCGACCGTCTCGGAACCCGCGTTCCGCTCGTCGTTTTCGGTGCGGTCGGCGCGGCGGCCGGGTACGCGGCGCTCGCGCTGGCACCGGCGTTGGGCGTCCCGTTCGGCGGGGTGCTGGCACTCCGCGTGGTGCAGGGGGCGGCGACCATCGCGGCGTTCTCGCTCTCGATGACGATGTTGATGGACCTCCGGGGCGGCCACGGACGGAACATGGGCGCGGCCGGAATCGCCATCGGCCTCGGAACCGCGATGGGTGCGCCGATAGGCGGCCAACTCGCCGAGGTTCACCCGACGACGCCGCTCGCCGTTGCGAGCGTCCTCATGGTCGGGACAGCAGTGCTCGCCCGCTCGGTACCCGACCGCGTACCGTCGTCCTCGCGGGAGACTGCCGCGGCCGCCTTGAAACGGCTCCGCGAGCGCCCCGAACTGTCGATTCCGTACGCGTTCGGATTCATCGACCGGCTCACCGCGGGCTTTTTCGCGCTCGTCGGGACGCTCTACTTCCAATCGGAGTTCGGTCTCGACGCGGGCGCGACGGGGCTGATGCTCATGCTCTTTTTCGCCCCGTTCGCCCTGTTGCAGTACCCGATGGGCAAACTCTCCGACCGCATCGGCCGGTTCGTCCCCATCGTCGTCGGGTCCGTCTGCTACGGCGTCACCATCGTCGCCGTGGGCCTCGCACCGACCGTCCCGCTCGCGGCCGCGGCGATGGTCGCGGTCGGCGTCGGCGGCGCGTTCGTCTCGCCCGCGACGATGGCGCTCGTGACCGACATCGCGGGCGAGAGCGATAGAGGGGTCGCCATGGCCGGGTTCAACGCCGCCGGAAGTCTCGGGTTCCTGACCGGGTTCCTCGTCGGCGGCGGCCTCGCCGACCGACTCGGATTCACGACGGCGTTCGCGGTCACCGGACTGCTCGAAATCGCCATCGCGTTGGTCGCCTTCCGCGCCGTATACCGCCTCGGCGACCGCATCGAGCGCACCCCGACGCGGACGGATGGGTGA
- a CDS encoding ABC transporter ATP-binding protein: MTDTLLHIDDLKTQFFTEEGVVRAVDGISFDVKEGEIVGLVGESGAGKSVAAQSILRLIDPPGEIVGGEVRFRDEVLFGLEEGPDGELRQRDEMLSNDEMRRRIRGREIAIIFQDPMESLNPVFTVGDQLREFIKLNRGLSKSEAKEEAIDMLREVGIPEPVERYDNYPHQFSGGMRQRVLIAMALACEPSLIIADEPTTALDVTVEGQILSLVDELQDKYDTSFIWVTHDMGVVAELCDRVNVMYLGEIVEQATVDDLFYDTKHPYTEALLDSMPRPDQTVEELNPIRGVMPEAIDPPRGCRFHTRCPDAREICTEVHPDCREVSDQGENTHKAACVKHDAFDVGYEFSDPIEIRAETGITGDVVTDPQEGD; encoded by the coding sequence ATGACTGATACACTGTTACACATCGACGACCTGAAGACGCAGTTTTTCACCGAGGAGGGCGTCGTCCGCGCGGTGGACGGCATCTCCTTCGACGTAAAGGAAGGCGAAATCGTCGGCCTCGTGGGCGAATCCGGGGCCGGAAAGAGCGTCGCCGCACAGAGCATCTTGCGCCTCATCGACCCGCCCGGCGAAATCGTCGGCGGCGAGGTTCGGTTCCGCGACGAGGTGCTGTTCGGCCTCGAAGAAGGTCCGGACGGCGAACTCCGCCAACGCGACGAGATGCTCTCGAACGACGAGATGCGCCGACGGATTCGCGGCCGCGAAATCGCCATCATCTTCCAAGACCCGATGGAGAGCCTGAACCCGGTGTTCACGGTGGGCGACCAACTTCGGGAGTTCATCAAACTCAACCGCGGCCTCTCGAAGAGCGAGGCCAAGGAGGAAGCTATCGACATGCTCCGCGAGGTGGGCATCCCGGAACCGGTGGAACGGTACGACAACTACCCCCACCAGTTCTCCGGGGGGATGCGCCAGCGCGTGCTCATCGCCATGGCGCTGGCCTGCGAGCCGAGTCTCATCATCGCGGACGAACCGACGACGGCGCTCGACGTGACCGTCGAGGGCCAAATCCTCTCGCTCGTGGACGAGCTACAGGACAAGTACGACACGAGTTTCATCTGGGTCACCCACGACATGGGCGTCGTCGCCGAACTCTGTGACCGCGTGAACGTGATGTACCTCGGCGAAATCGTCGAGCAGGCGACCGTGGACGACCTGTTCTACGACACGAAACACCCCTACACCGAGGCGCTGTTGGACTCCATGCCCCGCCCCGATCAGACCGTCGAGGAATTGAATCCGATTCGGGGCGTCATGCCCGAGGCCATCGACCCGCCGCGCGGGTGTCGGTTCCACACCCGCTGTCCCGACGCCCGCGAAATCTGCACGGAGGTCCACCCCGACTGTCGGGAGGTGTCGGACCAAGGCGAAAACACGCACAAGGCGGCGTGCGTGAAACACGACGCCTTCGACGTGGGCTACGAGTTCAGCGACCCCATCGAGATTCGCGCCGAGACGGGTATCACGGGTGATGTCGTCACCGACCCGCAGGAGGGTGACTGA
- a CDS encoding MgtC/SapB family protein — MAVPLVVAVFIALGIGVLIGIEREWSDPGNLFAGSRTLPLIAGFGALVQAFFPSLLPIAVVFVAGLVVVAYVAKVMTTGDIGMTTAVATMLTFVYGAMATHSDTGLRLAVVFGTVTMALLAEKRPIHEFVARLNEAEMRASLKFLVVALVVFPLLPPERIAFLGGLRLQFVWLMVVFVSGISLTGYVFATLVGNEVGFEVTGVLGGLVSSTATAVSMAGNARRDPSLTGLCGVATVIASLTMFPRILLEVLVVNPSLFVPVLPPVVGMVVVGVVVSRVVYSGVSEDVPLEADVENRFRLWPALFFGLFFAVVLVATTTVSAEFGATGVYSVAIVSGLVDVNAITISLSNLARGGTISTATATSGIVLAASVNTAVKIGIVWLFGTQRLGRSVVVSLGAVTAVGIGFVALS, encoded by the coding sequence ATGGCGGTTCCGCTCGTCGTCGCCGTCTTCATCGCGCTGGGTATCGGCGTTCTCATCGGCATCGAACGGGAGTGGAGCGACCCCGGCAACCTGTTCGCCGGGAGCAGAACGCTCCCGCTCATCGCCGGATTCGGTGCGCTCGTACAGGCGTTCTTCCCGTCGCTCCTGCCGATAGCAGTCGTCTTCGTCGCCGGGTTGGTCGTCGTCGCCTACGTCGCCAAGGTGATGACGACGGGCGACATCGGGATGACGACGGCCGTTGCGACGATGCTGACCTTCGTCTACGGCGCGATGGCGACCCACTCCGATACGGGACTCCGACTCGCCGTCGTCTTCGGAACGGTAACGATGGCGCTCCTCGCGGAGAAACGGCCCATCCACGAGTTTGTCGCCCGCCTCAACGAAGCCGAGATGCGGGCGAGCCTGAAGTTCCTCGTCGTCGCCCTCGTCGTCTTCCCGCTCCTGCCGCCGGAACGCATCGCCTTTCTGGGCGGTTTGCGCCTCCAGTTCGTCTGGTTGATGGTCGTCTTCGTCTCGGGAATCAGCCTCACGGGATACGTGTTCGCCACGCTCGTCGGCAACGAGGTGGGTTTCGAAGTGACGGGCGTGCTCGGCGGCCTGGTCTCGTCCACGGCGACCGCGGTTTCGATGGCGGGGAACGCGCGGCGCGACCCGTCCCTCACCGGACTGTGCGGCGTCGCCACGGTCATCGCCTCGTTGACGATGTTCCCGCGGATTCTGTTGGAGGTCCTCGTCGTGAATCCGTCCCTGTTCGTCCCCGTCCTCCCGCCGGTCGTCGGGATGGTCGTCGTCGGCGTGGTGGTTTCCCGGGTGGTCTACAGCGGGGTCAGCGAGGACGTCCCGCTGGAGGCGGACGTGGAGAACCGGTTTCGGCTCTGGCCCGCGCTCTTCTTCGGGCTCTTTTTCGCAGTCGTCCTCGTCGCCACCACGACCGTCAGCGCCGAATTCGGAGCGACGGGCGTGTACTCGGTCGCCATCGTCTCCGGCCTCGTCGACGTGAACGCCATCACGATTTCGCTGAGCAATCTCGCCCGCGGCGGCACCATCTCGACCGCGACCGCGACGAGCGGCATCGTCCTCGCGGCCAGCGTCAACACGGCCGTCAAAATCGGAATCGTCTGGCTGTTCGGAACGCAGCGGTTGGGGCGGTCCGTCGTCGTCTCCCTCGGTGCCGTCACCGCGGTCGGTATCGGTTTCGTCGCGCTGTCGTGA